In Cydia pomonella isolate Wapato2018A chromosome 1, ilCydPomo1, whole genome shotgun sequence, one genomic interval encodes:
- the LOC133533691 gene encoding protein regulator of cytokinesis 1-like produces MFTEEVYHLFDGVTEEVSRNVRRLMVELWLNWSHVGIEYEDKVRNINQLVEIEENLHRDLLDETKRQVKTMKKKVEELKEEGKKLCKNLSIDISIIEHKEDMMLFEYKKELEKQIMRFTQQIEQRQIEMNRLLEWQHDLTEKLGVTFNELQDNRLPPQDELDKLRNHLAGLQSKRDERCKIFLRTQIEIKKIMDELQMRPQSEFEQVVFSSRSVDFKSTDLNMDRLAMLQQDLQEKYHQTNKRVLKLRQHLEGLWDCLDKDQTYRENFLKAHPGCHAATEAAIEEEIKRCETIQVLVTNVRTEIKLMWDNVMFSSAQREEFAYYHQDVFTAETLQIHKMYLDTITEYYNEHKPIFELVATRRKLWLKQAALDARVAEPGRLHNRGGNLLREEKQRKAIEVNLPKIETQIREIVTEYEAKSGKTFIVDGVPLLQLIEDEKESRIAERRNKLSARKRARAQAQAQAQAQALTGAAASRAPSPRAPAPRAPSSPRA; encoded by the exons ATGTTCACGGAGGAAGTTTATCATTTATT TGATGGCGTCACAGAGGAAGTATCCCGAAACGTCCGTCGCCTAATGGTAGAACTTTGGCTGAACTGGTCCCATGTCGGCATAGAATACGAGGATAAGGTCCGCAACATAAACCAACTGGTGGAGATTGAGGAAAACCTCCACCGTGACCTGTTGGATGAAACCAAACGGCAAGTTAAGACCATGAAAAAGAAGGTTGAAG AATTAAAAGAAGAGGGCAAGAAGTTGTGCAAAAACCTGTCTATAGACATCAGTATTATAGAGCACAAAGAGGACATGATGCTGTTTGAGTATAAGAAAGAGCTGGAAAAACAGATAATGAG GTTTACACAACAAATAGAGCAGAGGCAGATTGAAATGAACCGCCTACTAGAATGGCAGCATGATTTGACTGAGAAACTCGGAGTCACCTTCAATGAGCTGCAAGACAATCGGCTCCCGCCTCAAGACGAGTTGGACAAGTTGAGGAACCATCTTGCAGGGCTGCAGTCAAAGAGGGACGAACGTTGCAAGATATTCCTGCGCACACAGATTGAAATTAAGAAAATCATGG ACGAACTCCAAATGAGACCACAGAGCGAGTTCGAGCAAGTGGTGTTCAGCTCCCGGTCTGTGGACTTCAAGTCGACAGATCTGAACATGGACCGTCTGGCCATGCTGCAGCAAGACTTGCAGGAGAAATATCACCAGACCAATAAGCGG GTATTAAAACTGCGCCAGCATCTGGAGGGTCTCTGGGACTGTCTGGATAAAGACCAGACATACAGAGAGAACTTCCTCAAGGCGCACCCTGGCTGCCATGCAGCCACTGAAGCTGCCATTGAGGAGGAAATCAAGCGCTGCGAGACGATTCAG GTGTTGGTGACGAACGTGCGGACGGAAATTAAGCTCATGTGGGACAACGTGATGTTCTCCAGCGCCCAAAGAGAAGAGTTCGCGTACTACCACCAGGACGTCTTCACGGCAGAGACCCTCCAGATACATAAAATGTATCTCGATACGATTACCGAGTACTACAATGAGCACAA GCCCATCTTCGAGCTGGTGGCGACGCGCAGGAAGCTGTGGCTGAAGCAGGCCGCGCTGGACGCGCGCGTGGCCGAGCCCGGCCGCCTGCACAACCGCGGCGGGAACCTGCTCCGCGAGGAGAAGCAGAGGAAAGCTATCGAAGTCAAT CTCCCGAAAATTGAGACCCAAATTCGCGAAATAGTAACAGAGTACGAGGCGAAATCCGGCAAAACCTTCATCGTGGACGGAGTACCTCTACTGCAGCTTATCGAGGACGAAAAGGAGTCGAGGATAgct GAGCGGCGCAACAAGCTGTCGGCCCGCAAGCGGGCGCGGGCGCAGGCGCAGGCGCAGGCGCAGGCGCAGGCGCTGACGGGCGCCGCCGCGTCGCGGGCGCCGTCCCCGCGcgcccccgccccgcgcgccccctCCTCCCCGCGCGCC